ttaattctttctgTAAAGCTTCCTGTAAAACTTTTCTGTACAAGTAGCATAATCCTTAACCAATAGCTACACTACAGTTTGGCTATCACACTATATAATTTAAGTTCAGGTTCAGGCCCCCCTTCTTAACTCTTTTAACATGTCCAGTATATTAGTTTCTTGTATATTCATTATAAATTACAAGttgtttaataaatttatctagtcAACACTTAAATGAGTAATGACAAaactctcaataattaatagcCCCTCCAAAAGACAACACAAATAGGTATAGATAATAGCAGTCTCTTAAGTAATTGGAATTCAATAATAGCCCCTATTATGCATAATTATTATGGACTATTATAAATGGTTTATCACTTCATTTAGTGtacatttcaaaaatagatattataattttttattattaaaaatataatataaaaaaaaatcacttttagATAACACATATTTTAGTTCAAACTATTGGCCTCGCATTGAGAGTCCTTAGCTCTAGGGGGtgagtaagaaaaaataaattcatttaaatcTGTAAATTGTCAATTAGTGGTCAATTATGATTTgataatttcaaaaatcatctAAAGTGgtttaattttggttttaagttACGATATACCACCAAAACAGCCCGGCCGCTGTCCAAATCCTATATAAAACTAAGTTTTTTATAGTTTGAATTGCTTATTTAATCATAAGattataaaacttaatttacaGCCAAGTAAGCtacaaattcaaaaacaaaaatgccATCAACTTTTTACCTCACTCTAATtcatgttaaaataaaaaatattgttattgttgatATGTTTGCTAGTTttttattagttgttattaattattatcattgaAATCACCTAAATCTCCCAAACTGCTAAATTATAGTTTTGagtgattttaaatatataataattttgatatgaTTTAAAAGATAGTTAAATCAACAATAgtaatttgatttgaaaaacacaAACTAACCATCACATACCCTTATTTAACTTAGATTAAAATTATGGGATTTTATAAGATTTAATTGTATTTGGCCGAACTTTTGGAATTTTGGCAGAGAGAGTTAGATTTGTTTGACctaaattaaatttggttgaATATGATCATTCTAATAGAGTTAGAATGAAGTATTATCTTTTGGGTTACGAGAGGATCACAATATAATGACTTAAAAAGTAGAGGATTTCGAAGTGTTGACAATGCCATTGAAGCTGAAAATGTGTCAAAACTCTCTTTTAAAGGCAGAATGCCCTTCATTTGAAGATCAAAATGTTGTTACACAACTACTTCTCACGTTACTCTTAGTACAGGATTCTTCACTTTTTGTCAAAGTATAAGACTATTGTTTTGAATACAAGACTTGGTGTTTTGAATAACTAGTCATTCCTTTGCTTCCCCGTTAAATGGCTAGTATTTTGGTCATATCTTTGTATGGCTGGAGCTATAGTGTTGTGATCAAATCGCTGAATCGGTAAGCATTAAACGTAGCTTGTATTTTGCATGAATTGAAAGAAACACTGATGGCTAATGAAAGGCAGGCTAAAAATGAATGATTGGCCGGTAAAcacaattttatattaaaaattctctaataataaagagagaaaattcaCTTCCCGTTACACTGTCGAGTTAAAATTCTTTTTGGAGTGAGTTACTTCACTCTCCATTACAATGCTACTTCGCGGCGTAATCCAATTTGGAGCATTTGCATACTTTGTTGAATTAAAagcaatataaaataatatgcTTGCCAATTGGCACACGAATTGCAATTGATAAGTACTCTAGCAAATGCCTCCCTCTACACCCACACCCGGAGGGAAGGAATGTGACTCTTAACGAGCAGGAGAGTTGCTCATAGTCAAAGGCGAGGCTTTTGCTGTTCTGTAATGGATAAATGATGATTTGGCAGTGCCAAATATAGAAACAGTATTGGGAATGGTTTCGAGGTTGAGTAGTAGTTGCATGCACTTTTTCCAGGATCTGATTGATGAATTTTAAGTAGTAAATCCTGTTAAAATCCACACTTGCTATTGCAGTTTATGATGTAATTGGGGCAAATTTATGTTCACACCTCAGAATCTAGGAGCGCCGAAGGAATTAAAGTTGTGAATAATTCAACCTATCAGCCATTTTTAAAAGAGTTCCCACAATCAGTAGTCGTACACAGCATTTACCTTTTCAGTAAGTATTCACAATTAATTATATCCTTTTGGCTTGCTACAATGCTGTCCTCTCATACGGTCACGTATGTAGCAAAACAAATACCAACTGCAAGAAGATTGAACCAACCAACACCCAGAAACTGTTTTGAGAACAAACACACCAATGCCCTACATGCGTTGGAAGCTGGAACGATTTTGCATCCCCAACCATTGAGAGCGGTCTAATACCATCCGTATCTACCATGGCATAATTAGCtacaaataacaaaagaaatcaaTTCCAACATGGCCCCAAAGCATCAGCAATTTTGAGGGCCAAAAGGGATGTTGATGACAGAATttgcataataatttataaaactgAAGATGCAACCAATCCCAATATAAACCATGGAGCATGCACCTAAAAGCAACAAAATTCCTCAATGGGTGTTGCACCAAACCCATAGcccaaaagtatttttttttaataaaagggcGCCAGCTTTAACTccaccaaaaaaacaaaaaaagacaaCTTAAAAATAGGATAAATAAAACTAACACCGAAACATATGTATCTGATTCCAGAAGCCAGATTACAAACCGCATGCAATGAATGCTCAGAAGCCAAGCGTAATAAAAGATTTCATGGAAAATACCACATAAAATGGCATCTTCTTACTTGTTAACTTATTCATCATTGCATTTAGCAGAAAATACAAGGAGCTGAAAGAGCAATTTTGCTActtcaaattttaaggaaacACTGGAGAAGCAGCAAATACCTTAATCGTGAAAAGTAACCATTTATTTATAGGCACCATGCAAAAGGTGATTTGCTATTGTTTTGAGAACAAAACCCCGTGTCTGACTGCGTGCCGTAGTAATAGTATGCAACAAATGCAAGCACAGCGCCTCCCTAGAAAAACAAATTCCACAAACCCCATAAACAGCAACAAGTTCAAATTCCTAACTTCTAAATTGCTCACCAAGACTAGAATCGAACACAAATTTTAGTCAAAagtgatatatatttatatataaccaGAATAGTGTGTCATGAAACAACAGTGAATTCCATGGATCTTCAACTGGTGGATCTAATCTTGGCTCCAAGCGGCAGACAGGTTGCCATTGACCAGCCCCTGCTGTTGACTCTTATATGGAGCCACACACATTAGTAACTCTTATTACAAAAACCCCTATTGAGAACTACAAATAGGATTTGATTCAATAAGCCAGATTACAAACCACAAGCAATGAATGCTCAGAAGCCAAGCGTAATAAAAGATTTCATGGAAAATACCACATAAAATGGCATCTTCTTACATGTTAGCTTATTCATCATTGCATTTAGCAGAAAATAGACGGAGTTGAAAGAGCAATTTTGCTActtcaaattttaaggaaacACTGGAGAAGCAGCAAACACCTTAATCGTGAAAAGTAGCCATTTATTTATAGGCACCATGCAAAAGGTGATTTGCTATTGTTTTTCGAAAAAAAACCCGTGTCCAACTGAGTGCCATAGTAATAGTATGCAACAAATGCAAGTACAGTGCCTCCCTAGAAGACAAACAAATTCCACAAACCCCATAAACAGCAACAAGTTCAAATTCCTAACTTCTAAATTGCTCACCAAGACTAGAATCGAACACACAAATTTTAGTCAAAagtgatatatatttatatataaccaGAATAGTGTGTCATGAAACAACAGTGAGTTCCATGGATCTTCAACTGGTGGATCTAATCTTGGCTCCAAGCGGCAGACAGGTTGCCATTGACCAGCCCCTGCTGTTGACTCTTATATGGAGCCACACACATTAGTAACTCTTATTACAAAAACCCCTATTGAGAACTACAAATAGGATTTGATTCAAGAAGCCAGATTACAAACCACAAGCAATGAATGCTCAGAAGCCAAGCGTAATAAAAGATTTCATGGAAAATACCACATAAAATGGCATCTTCTTACATGTTAGCTTATTCATCATTGCATTTAGCAGAAAATAGACGGAGTTGAAAGAGCAATTTTGCTActtcaaattttaaggaaacACTGGAGAAGCAGCAAACACCTTAATCGTGAAAAGTAGCCATTTATTTATAGGCACCATGCAAAAGGTGATTTGCTATTGTTTTTCGAAAAAAAACCCGTGTCCAACTGAGTGCCATAGTAATAGTATGCAACAAATGCAAGTACAGTGCCTCCCTAGAAGACAAACAAATTCCACAAACCCCATAAACAGCAACAAGTTCAAATTCCTAACTTCTAAATTGCTCACCAAGACTAGAATCGAACACACAAATTTTAGTCAAAagtgatatatatttatatataaccaGAATAGTGTGTCATGAAACAACAGTGAGTTCCATGGATCTTCAACTGGTGGATCTAATCTTGGCTCCAAGCGGCAGACAGGTTGCCATTGACCAGCCCCTGCTGTTGACTCTTATATGGAGCCACACACATTAGTAACTCTTATTACAAAAACCCCTATTGAGAACTACAAATAGGATTTGATTCAAGAAGCCAGATTACAAACCACAAGCAATGAATGCTCAGAAGCCAAGCGTAATAAAAGATTTCATGGAAAATACCACATAAAATGGCATCTTCTTACATGTTAGCTTATTCATCATTGCATTTAGCAGAAAATAGACGGAGTTGAAAGAGCAATTTTGCTActtcaaattttaaggaaacACTGGAGAAGCAGCAAACACCTCAATCGTGAAAAGTAGCCATTTATTTATAGGCACCATGCAAAAGGTGATTTGCTATTGTTTTTCGGAAAAAAACCCGTGTCCAACTGAGTGCCATAGTAATAGTATGCAACAAATGCAAGTACAGTGCCTCCCTAGAAGACAAACAAATTCCACAAACCCCATAAACAGCAACAAGTTCAAATTCCTAACTTCTAAATTGCTCACCAAGACTAGAATCGAACACACAAATTTTAGTCAAAagtgatatatatttatatataaccaGAATAGTGTGTCATGAAACAACAGTGAGTTCCATGGATCTTCAACTGGTGGATCTAATCTTGGCTCCAAGCGGCAGACAGGTTGCCATTGACCAGCCCCTGCTGTTGACTCTTATATGGAGCCACACACATTAGTAACTCTTATTACAAAAACCCCTATTGAGAACTACAAATAGGATTTGATTCAAGAAGCCAGATTACAAACCACAAGCAATGAATGCTCAGAAGCCAAGCGTAATAAAAGATTTCATGGAAAATACCACATAAAATGGCATCTTCTTACATGTTAGCTTATTCATCATTGCATTTAGCAGAAAATAGACGGAGTTGAAAGAGCAATTTTGCTActtcaaattttaaggaaacACTGGAGAAGCAGCAAACACCTCAATCGTGAAAAGTAGCCATTTATTTATAGGCACCATGCAAAAGGTGATTTGCTATTGTTTTTCGAAAAAAAACCCGTGTCCAACTGAGTGCCATAGTAATAGTATGCAACAAATGCAAGTACAGTGCCTCCCTAGAAGACAAACAAATTCCACAAACCCCATAAACAGCAACAAGTTCAAATTCCTAACTTCTAAATTGCTCACCAAGACTAGAATCAAACACACAAATTTTAGTCAAAagtgatatatatttatatataaccaGAATAGTGTGTCATGAAACAACAGTGAGTTCCATGGATCTTCAACTGGTGGATCTAATCTTGGCTCCAAGCGGCAGACAGGTTGCCATTGACCAGCTCCTGCTGTTGACTCGTATATGGAGCCACACACATTAGTAACTTGTATTACAAAAACCCCTATTGAGAACTACAAATAGGATCTGATTCAAGAAGCTAGATTACAAACCACAAGCAATGAATGCTCAGAAGCCAAGCGTAATAAAAGATTTCATGGAAAAAACCACATAAAATGGCTTCTTCTTACATGTTTGCTTATTCATCATTGCATTTAGCAGAAAATACAAGGTATTGAAAGAGCAATTTTGCTActtcaaattttaaggaaacACTGGAGAAGCAGCAAATACCTCAATCGTAAAAAGTAGCCATTTATTTATAGGCACCATGCAAAAGGTGATTTGCTATTGTTTTGAGAACAAAACCCCGTGTCTGACTGCGTGCCATAGTAATAGTATGCAACAAATGCAAGCACAGCGCCCCCCTAAAAGACAAACAAATTCCACAGTCCCCATAAACAGCAACAAGTTCAAATTCCTAACTTCCAAATTGCTCACCAAGACTAGAATCGAACACACAAATTTTAGTCAAAAGtgatacatatttatatataaccaGAAAATATTGTGTCATGAAACAACAGTGAGTTCCATGGATCTTCAACAGGTGGATCTAATCTTGGCTCCAAGCGGCAGACAGGTTGCCATTGACTAGCACCTGCTGTTGACTCTTATATGGAGTCACACATTAGTGAGTAACTAGTATTACAAAAACCCCTATTGACAACTTCAAATAGGATCAAAAACCCTAGATAGCCCCCATTTCCATTTCCAGAAAATTGAAGGATTGATTAGAGTTTGAAAATCATTGTAGATGCCTGTTTAGACACCAAATCTTGTGGGGAAAATTAAGTACACAAAAACATTGTTGAAAAAGAATGACAATTAATGCAAAAACGAAAGAATCATGTGATTGGCTCACTTTCATTTGGTCATTACAAACAAAGAGTAGTACCTAGTGACAATACAATATTTAGACTTTTGGTTTGGTGTAAGAAACTCGATGAAATCAGTCATTGGAACCGACTCGCCCGGCCAAAGATAAAACGACAATAGAGGCATTATATTAGATTTAGGATCCACTCATCCCTAACcatttattatcaaattcaaCCATTTTATTCTCCACTGCACTGTGCTGATTATATTTATTACGCCAACgccatccaaataaaatatttgatgttgGAACCAAGTAGAGATTGCTGCAAAAGAAGCTTTGCAATCAGTTCCCCCTGCTCAAGTTATCCGCACCAGGAAAGGCCAaacgatatttttaattaactctAAAAAAAACAGGTAATTAGTAACACCGGCTAAAagcataatataatattatgccCAAACAagacaaacaaattaaaatcatCCATAACAGGCAGGGAAGGAAAAATCATCCGGCAATTATAGATCTAACACCACTACGAAACAAGGATTGCAATAAGTTTTTCAAGCCTAACCCAAGCCACTGCAATAATTTCACTCACCTTGCATCAGCTAGGGGGTGAAGCTTTGGCAACTGCACTAGGCTGAGCAGCAGCAACCTGGGGAGTAGTTGCTGCATCATAGGCTCCACGGGCATTGCCATCAGCGGAATAAGATGGAGGCTGAGAATAACCACCACCATAAGAGTTGTTGTATGCTGGTGGCTGCTGCCCATACCCTTGCTGACTCACTGGTGCCGCACCATAGGGTGGGGCACCATACACCGGTTGAGCCGCAGCTGTACCATAGCTGGATGGTGGAGCCCTCTGTGCACCAGAATCTGCTTGAGCATATCCAGCTTGAGCTGGTGGGGGCTGCACGAATCCAGGCTGCACATAACCTCCTTGGGCGCTGGGTGACTGTTGGGGCTGCCCATAAGCCGGTTGATTGGCTGGTGGTTTCTGAGCTTGAGGTGGGCCATAGCTGGAGCCATATCCAGAAGGTGGCTGAGCCCCATAACCTGGTTGGGAAGCGGGCACCCCATAACCTTGCTGGGCTGATCCTTGAGCTGGATAACTAGTAGAATTAGGGCTAGTATGCTGTCCACTGCTGTATCCTTGTTGGCCCACTGCAGAAGTCTGGACAGACGGAGGCACTTGGTTGGCATCTCCCTGCCCTCCACCATAGGAAGGGGTATGACCCTCAGGAGTTTGGTTGGTCACATTACCATAACCAGGAGTTGAAGTATAGCCTTGCTGCTGTTCATATCCCTGAACAGGATTTGCCTGGGGCTGGCCATAACCTGGTTGGGCAGGTGCGGGATATCCAGCATAGCCATCCTGAGGATAAGCTTGCCCTTGTGTGTTATAACCAGAAGCTGGCGGCTGACTGTAACCATAACTGGTGTTATCTGCAGCACCTGAAGGACCACCAGGGGCTTGCTGTTGCTGCTGGCTATAGTAATCATATCCACCTCCCTGAGAAGTCTGCTGATTCATTGCACCAGTTGTCTGGTCCCAGCCAGTGGCATAACTGCCGGATGTAGGTTGTGGAGCATACCCAGGGTATTGTGTCTGAGACATGTTATACTGTGGTGATGGGCCAGGATATCCTCCAGGCTGCATGTAACCGTAACCAGGTTGCTGCATTGGAGGACCAGGGGGAGCCCAGCTAGTTGGAGGCCGTGCTTGATATCCTTGCTGAGGATATCCTCCTGACATTGTTGAATTCCTAAGACGATTCTGCACCAAGtcataattttatatcaatCATGTAAACTTGACAGAATATACTGGAAaacaagaacacaaaacataaTATGCATACTTAATGCGGAGTGGATGATAAACATATGCCTACGGATTGACATAACCAGCATGGATGCATCAGATATTATTGTCAACAAGATAAATGCAGAAGctctatttatatcaagaggGGATTGGGCGTCTACATACCGTACTGGTTGGTTGTATTATTGAATTACTCCAGCAGAAGCCCATCCTCTTCCTATTTATAATGAATGGGTACAAAATGGATTTGCAAAAATCCATACAAGCTTTCACATAACAGCAGAATAACAAAAGCGCTAGTGCCACAAAGAGGCATACTTGCTATTGTCAATACTAGACCAACATATATTTTGCTGAACATTCAGTTGATGCAACATGCAGCAAACagaaattctaggtaatatgcAACACTTCCAGTGAATTGAACCAACTATACTCAATATAAGCTGAAGCATCAGGCCCTCTCTTTGGTTAAAGTAAAAGAATAGACAAAATATTCATTCACAGGAAGAGCTTACTCAACCAGCTCCAGCTTTAAATTAAgccaaaaacattttttttttttaatataaggTGTCCATACATCAATTTCCACACAAGACTAAGAGAAATAACAGACACTGATAATAATGAGTTAGCAGAACAGGTCTAACACATACACCATAAGAAGTTAATGAGGTGGGTGGAAGCAAAGAAAATACAGGCAAGTGttttttatgaaaatcaatataggTTAAAATGTCGAAATCTATCAAGGGAGAAAAGTGACTACCTGAGTGTGTAATAGATGCACAATCCAAAAAATGTCGCCGGTTCAAGAGAAATTATAAGAACTCCAAAATACAATACAACAGTATTCTTCAAGCTGTATAGGTAAAACAATTATATTCCTAGGCAGTTTAAAATTTCATTCCAATGGCTACAGCACTAGGGTTGTAACACCTGAAGCTTCTTTCAGTACAAGGGAGGACTAAAACATGATGCAAAACCTTACAAACCATAAAAGAAACTAAAATCCATTAACTCTCTCCCCAAAGATGACAACAATCAAACAATATAAAGTAGACCACCTACTAGATATGTTAACTTCtccatttcaaataaaattcctaGGCAGATACTGGGATCTCTCAAGGGTCCTAAAATCATCTTAATGAAATGTGCAGAAAACAACTCGCAAACATACTTGACAACTTCAAAGCTTGCACTAGAAAAAAATATCACTGGATGCTGAAGATCCACTCAGGCAGGAATCAAACATAACCCAGACTACCCTACATAGTCGGTGTAAATTTGTAGAAAAAGAAGGGTTTGGAGTCATACCAGAACAATCGGAAGGGAAGACCAAAACTACTTCAAATTCCATGCTGGTGGGACCAGTAGGTTGAGTACTCCAAAACCCACTAATGCAACAACACTTCCCAAAAACAGTATCACCAATAATATACAAATCCAAATAAGTTGAGGCCACAACAAATGAGAATCCCAAAAATGGCAATAGATACTTGATCAGATGCACCTCAAAATGATTCACTCTTGCACAGGGGCTCAATAGCTCGCTaaatgaaatttacaaaaattgccTAATACTAAATTTCCAATGAATCAATATAGCCCTTGCAAAGCATatcttaaagaagaagaatattcatctttcaacatttcaaaactaGACTTCATTCCAAATTCTTGTACACTAACCAATATATAGAGTAAATAAAGATAAACTAactgttaaataaaaataaaatgaacctGTCTTGGTGACAAAAAGTACAATGATCCTGCAGAAAAACTATAATGGACAACTCCAACCATCAAAGATACAGATAGGTATATAGAAGTGCAAATAACGCTCTAACAGATCCTAAAGATAACTAGAAAGTAGCAGAGATTACAGGAATCCATCCCCCAAGGGCAAAAGCATATCCGGAAGGACATATCTGCAACCTTCAGCACATGGGCAGTAATAGGGCAGAAAACTAATTGCcaacaacataaatatttttaatcatatagAACCAGGGGCATTTGCAAATATTGAATAAAAAGTTTTTAGAACTTGTGTCATTTTAGCCAAAAGCAATAAGCTCCAGGCGAAACTGAGAGCAGTTAAATTCAAGATGTAAGAATTGGCAAGGAAATTGGCAACAATAAAAGCCAAGGTGATGTTTGACTGCACGAGAAATGAAGTGCGCTACACGTCCATCAACATATGTACTTGTACAGCACCAGATAGGGCAGCACACTGCAAAAGGTTCCTGCCATTCCAAGGTCTAAATACAGCAAAGAGTATATAGTGCCCCGATTGCATGAAAACCAGTTGCTAAGGAGTACTTTTGTTAGCAAGAAtgtaattgaataaaaattgcAGGAACAAGGAGTGTTTTGGTGTAGAGTTGAGGTGCACAAGAACTGAATGCAAATATTTTGAAGAGACCTATAAAAAGCAATATACTAAACctagattaaaaataagaatcaaaCAGTAAATTTTAAAAGAGAAACAGGACTCTGGGTATAACCAAGGATACACCTATGCCCACACATAATAGCAATTACGACTTAATATAGCAAAACAATATACTATTGGATTCAACCGTGAATAAATGAAAATTGGGAATCAGTAACCAAGTAAAccaggaaaaatagaaaattctgAAGATTCCACCCTTCCTCAACATACCTCTTAGGAGGTAAGCAGATAAAATCACCATAGCAATAAAACTAGTATTTCAAAAAGACAGTAATAGGAAGTACAAAAATTTCAATCACATCCACCTGAAAGAAATTTATGAAAAGAATTAACATGCAACGAGAACAGTAACAGCACAACTGAGTGCTGTAGACCTATATTAAAGGGGGTAATGCATTAAAATATTCATTACATTTATACAAGCAAAGGAATAATAAAGAGACCTGCTTTGAACAACCTTGCAAGGAACATAAAACAGACATATAAACACAGAAAAAAGGGTAGTACAGTCACAGACAAAGAAGTACAATCTTTAAAGATCAAATGAATTCTCTATATTCAGGGGAAAAAAAACGAATTCTCTATAGCATAATGAAGTAGAAGGCATTTAACACATGCATCAAAATTTAACTCCAAGCTTCCACTACCTGCATTCATTTAAAGACATAACAAAAGGCAGAATGCAGAAATACATTATAGAATGCATCTCAACTACATAATTCCTCCCTAGAAACACAATGGATTGCTTTCAATTGACACACAAACTCAAAGTTGGGTGCACCAATTCTGCAAGATTATGCAATACCAAACATACCTCACTGATTACTTCATTGACAAGCTGTTTTGCAGCCTCAATTTGTTCACTAGTCCCATCTATCTGTAATGTTCTCTCCGGTGATGTATCACCTGGGGGAAGGTGAAGGGGAATCACCTggttcaaaagaaacaaacagtATGATCACAAACCAAGATGATGTAACTGAAATTATTCATAGCATCAAACCAATAATTAGATTGAAATGTGATTATGCATCCTAAATTCAACAACAGATTAAAGAAATGTTGGCTTCTTCtagattttcttttccaaaatttGAAGACAGTTATGCcatgagacaaaaaaaattcgtAGAATCAAACAATGAAGACTACACAGGAGTCAATGCCAGACCTGAATACGAGCTCCTGTCCTGGCTTGCATGTTTTTTATGGTCTCACCTCCTTTACCAATTATTAGACCAACCTGAAAACAACATAAGCACAAATTTATAATCTAACCAAGAATTCTAGACAATGGAGACTTAAGTTAGTCTGACCACAATCAGTTTCATTTGACGACCTTGTTGTTGGGGATTTTCATTACAAATTGTTCTGAACCAGGTTGCCCTCCAGTTAACCTCCGAGAAACTATTCCAGAGCCACCTGTTTCAGCCTgcgagaaaat
The Diospyros lotus cultivar Yz01 chromosome 12, ASM1463336v1, whole genome shotgun sequence DNA segment above includes these coding regions:
- the LOC127813897 gene encoding uncharacterized protein LOC127813897, with the translated sequence MADEVQYASAPDSLTNKRKYEDQPPSATTPPSVGARRPTGFSAPIASLSPDSGNAPPSYNSVPPPPDEIQLAKQRAQEIAARLFNNAEAKRPRVENGGGGFDSNDIAVQKPLISSMAPSSIPVSYGYQGTSKKIDIPNNRVGVIIGKSGETIKYLQLQSGAKIQVTRDMDADPNSPTRMVELMGTPDQIAKAEQLIHDVLAEAETGGSGIVSRRLTGGQPGSEQFVMKIPNNKVGLIIGKGGETIKNMQARTGARIQVIPLHLPPGDTSPERTLQIDGTSEQIEAAKQLVNEVISENRLRNSTMSGGYPQQGYQARPPTSWAPPGPPMQQPGYGYMQPGGYPGPSPQYNMSQTQYPGYAPQPTSGSYATGWDQTTGAMNQQTSQGGGYDYYSQQQQQAPGGPSGAADNTSYGYSQPPASGYNTQGQAYPQDGYAGYPAPAQPGYGQPQANPVQGYEQQQGYTSTPGYGNVTNQTPEGHTPSYGGGQGDANQVPPSVQTSAVGQQGYSSGQHTSPNSTSYPAQGSAQQGYGVPASQPGYGAQPPSGYGSSYGPPQAQKPPANQPAYGQPQQSPSAQGGYVQPGFVQPPPAQAGYAQADSGAQRAPPSSYGTAAAQPVYGAPPYGAAPVSQQGYGQQPPAYNNSYGGGYSQPPSYSADGNARGAYDAATTPQVAAAQPSAVAKASPPS